GTTCAGGTAACCCTGGCGGGCGCGGTCGAAACGGTGCCCGGCAGGGCAGCCCACGCCGTTGTCCACCGCGTTGAGCGGTGCGCTGCAAAGGGGGCAGGCGAGCATCAGGCGAGCAACTTGATCAGGGTCTGGTAGTAGATGTCGGTCAGTACATCAAGGTCGCTGGCAAGGATGCGCTCGTTGACCTGATGGATCGTCGCATTCACCGGGCCCAGTTCGACCACCTGGGTGCCAAGGGTCGCGATGAAACGTCCGTCCGAGGTGCCGCCACTGGTGGACGCCCTGGTTTCGCGACCGGTGATCGCCTTGATGCTGGCCGATACCGCGTCCAGCAGTGCGCCCGGCTCGGTGAGAAAGGGCAGGCCCGACAGCACCCAGTCCACGTGCCAGTCCAGGCCGTGTTTATCCAGAATCGCGGCCACCCGCTGCTGCAAGCCTTCCACGGTGGATTCGGTGGAGAACCGGAAGTTGAACACCGCCGTCAGGTCACCGGGAATCACGTTGGTGGCGCCGGTGCCGGAATTGAGGTTGGAAATCTGGAAACTGGTCGGCGGGAAGAAGGTGTTGCCGTCGTCCCAATGCTCGGCGGCCAATTCAGCCAGGGCAGGCGCAGCCAGGTGGATCGGGTTCTTCGCCAGGTGCGGGTAGGCCACGTGGCCCTGGACGCCGCGTACGGTCAAGGTGGCGCCGAGGGAGCCACGACGGCCGTTCTTGACCACATCACCGACCAGGGTGGTGCTCGACGGCTCGCCGACGATGCACCAGTCCAGGCGCTCCTTGCGCGCGGCCAGCCGTTCGATCACAGCCTTGGTGCCATGGTGCGCCGGGCCTTCTTCATCGCTGGTGATCAGGAAGGCGACCGAGCCCTTGTGGTCCGGGTAGTCGGCGACAAAACGCTCCGCCGCCACCAGCATCGCCGCCAGGCTGCCTTTCATATCCGCCGCGCCACGCCCGCACAGCATGCCGTGCTCGTCGATCCGCGCGTCGAACGGATCGTTCTGCCAGGCCTGCACCGGGCCGGTGGGTACCACATCGGTGTGGCCGGCGAAGCACAGCACCGGGCCGTCATGTTTGCCATGGCTAGCCCAAAAGTTATCCACATCTTCGATGCGCATCGGCTCAAGCGCAAAACCGGCATCGCCCAGGCGCTGCATCATCAGCTTCTGACAATCGGCATCGATCGGCGTGACCGATGGGCGACGGATCAGGTCAATGGCGAGTTGAAGGGTCGGCGAAAGGTCGGCATGGGCCGTCATGGGGAAACTCCGGAAATCGAGGCAGCGACGTTCTAATTGTAGGAGCGAGCTTGCTCGCGAAAAACGCAAGGGCACCGCGTGCGTTCAGGGTGCCCGGGTCATCGTTAACGATTTTCGCGAGCAAGCTCGCTCCTACAGTGATGTGTGCAAGGCGTGTAAAACGGCCGTTATCTTATAGCAAAACGGCGGCCAAGGGCCGCCGTTTAGTGCATTGCGCAAGTTTTTACACCGCCGTGACAGGCTCGGCCTTCGGTGCCGGTTTCGGCAGCGACGACAGGAACGCCATGATCAACGCAGCCACATACGGCAGCGACTGCACCAGCAGCATCACCACCCAGAAGCGCATGTCATTGCTCGGCAGGCCCTGCACCAGGTAGATCCCCAGTGCCGCACCCCACAACAGCAGCATGATGAACATTTCTTCGCGGGCTTCGGAAATCGCCACCCAGAAGCCATGGTTATCGGCGTTTTTCGGTGTACGAAAGAACGGAATGCTGGTGGTGAAGAAGCCGTACAGCACCGCCTTGGCGATGGTGTGCGACAACGCCAGGCCGGCGAGGGCCGCGCAGAAGGCATCCTTGAGGTTCACCCCGACCGCACGGCGGTACAGGAAGATGATCTTGCCCACCTTGAACACGAACAACGCCAGCGGCGGAATTGCGAAAATCAACAACGGCGGATCGACCCGGGTCGGCACGATGATCATCGCCGCCGACCACAGCAGCGCGCCGACGGTGAAGAAGATGTTCATGCCATCGGCCACCCACGGCAGCCAGCCCGCGAGGAAGTGATAGCGCTGGCCACGGGTCAGCTCGGTGCCCTTGCCGCGCAGCAGGCTGGCGGTGTGGCGCTTGATGATCTGGATCGCGCCGTAGGCCCAGCGGAAACGCTGTTTCTTGAAGTCGATAAAGGTATCCGGCATCAGGCCCTTGCCGTAGCTGTCGTGGTAATACGCCGCCGACAGACCTTTCTCGAACACGCGCAGGCCCAGTTCGGCGTCTTCACAGATGCACCAGTCGGCCCAGCCCAGTTCTTCGAGCACCGAGCGACGGGTCATGGTCATGGTGCCGTGCTGGATGATCGCGTCGCGGTCATTACGGGTGACCATGCCGATATGGAAGAAGCCCTTGTATTCCGCGTAGCAGAGCTTCTTGAAAGTGCTTTCGTTCTGGTCGCGATAATCCTGCGGCGACTGCACCACGGCGATTTTCGGGTCGGCG
This genomic stretch from Pseudomonas orientalis harbors:
- the dapE gene encoding succinyl-diaminopimelate desuccinylase, with product MTAHADLSPTLQLAIDLIRRPSVTPIDADCQKLMMQRLGDAGFALEPMRIEDVDNFWASHGKHDGPVLCFAGHTDVVPTGPVQAWQNDPFDARIDEHGMLCGRGAADMKGSLAAMLVAAERFVADYPDHKGSVAFLITSDEEGPAHHGTKAVIERLAARKERLDWCIVGEPSSTTLVGDVVKNGRRGSLGATLTVRGVQGHVAYPHLAKNPIHLAAPALAELAAEHWDDGNTFFPPTSFQISNLNSGTGATNVIPGDLTAVFNFRFSTESTVEGLQQRVAAILDKHGLDWHVDWVLSGLPFLTEPGALLDAVSASIKAITGRETRASTSGGTSDGRFIATLGTQVVELGPVNATIHQVNERILASDLDVLTDIYYQTLIKLLA